The Gemella haemolysans genome includes a region encoding these proteins:
- a CDS encoding sulfurtransferase, whose amino-acid sequence MTQFDFEKLVDAEYLLNNRTNENLVVIDARGGMLEEGALMYDKATVVDWTDISLLDEFGGENLGKLLSKDNYEQIFSKLGINADSEVLVYGFTMPEQGFGDEARVVYTFNYAGFDNVKFVDGGFKQVEKLGFNKNYEPESDRIDVSDVVRSEATQNDKAIFTDELLSKLENTDVQILDTRLEVEYNGRVIYGENKAGHIPGAISLPFNSLVDEEGFVKSREELEKYVNEKGLDKNKLQITYCTTGVRASYVAVILEELGFNVRNYEPSFARYANVGEVE is encoded by the coding sequence ATGACACAATTTGATTTTGAAAAACTAGTTGATGCTGAGTATTTATTAAATAATAGAACTAATGAGAATTTAGTAGTTATCGATGCACGTGGTGGAATGCTTGAAGAAGGTGCTTTAATGTATGATAAAGCAACGGTTGTTGATTGGACTGATATAAGTTTATTAGATGAATTTGGAGGGGAGAATCTAGGTAAATTATTATCAAAAGATAACTATGAACAAATTTTTTCTAAACTGGGTATTAATGCTGATTCTGAAGTGTTAGTTTATGGTTTTACAATGCCAGAACAAGGATTTGGAGATGAAGCACGTGTAGTTTATACATTTAATTATGCAGGATTTGATAATGTTAAATTTGTTGACGGTGGTTTTAAACAAGTTGAAAAGCTAGGATTTAATAAAAATTATGAACCAGAATCTGACCGAATTGATGTTAGCGATGTAGTTCGTAGTGAAGCAACTCAAAACGATAAAGCTATATTTACAGATGAATTATTATCAAAACTTGAAAATACTGATGTGCAGATTTTAGACACTAGATTAGAAGTTGAATATAATGGTCGCGTAATTTATGGTGAAAATAAAGCGGGGCATATTCCTGGTGCAATCTCTTTACCATTTAATTCTTTAGTTGATGAAGAAGGATTTGTAAAATCTAGAGAAGAATTAGAAAAATATGTAAATGAAAAAGGTTTAGATAAGAATAAACTTCAAATTACATATTGTACTACTGGAGTTCGTGCATCTTATGTAGCTGTAATATTAGAAGAATTAGGATTTAACGTGAGAAACTATGAGCCTTCATTTGCTAGATATGCTAATGTTGGGGAAGTTGAATAG
- a CDS encoding pneumococcal-type histidine triad protein produces MNKKKMIITSACGSLVIGLSAFAGYEYGKQQTFQTTSLVQNTAQAKKINYSDKVSSVVVSEITDDGYVTLHGDHSHYEKGLVPYNAKILDSLVYKNKDYKLKDEDIQYELAEGYVIKVNGKYYYYPKEGINQSNIVDEKTAKEISAHAHHHHHGEASESKESGDHYTFNPKDIVSETADGYVVRHGDHFHYIKKSELSRSQLSQASKVETNSSLPASTAGITTPTSDGYIFKGENDIIGKNSFGFIVKHGSHQHIIPYSQLVGTKWEYLVNNTKAPAATTNTTAVNIPKNNTTNNEKHESHKNSSSTEDNYTFNPKDIVSEDENGYTVRHGDHFHYIPKNKVEKPAEVVKPIPVVPTPILPNLNNVDKPVENVKPTPVIPTPSLPEVNKVEKPVENVKPTPVIPTPSLPEVNKVEKTAENVKPTPVIPAPSSPEVNKEDNKKDNVTEVKPSVLSFAGVQFKTSDGFVLDENTVGTPTSLGLVIDHNGHQHFVYYKQLVNSKFEKLIPQKYLEQAKKEYKELEDKVTEKINYLASKNNIDKNTIKYISTAKGDALSYNGTTTLLEEINSENNNVVTPPKETPKVEDKVENKQPENNNETYSEEVTKKINHLAKILGIDPKLIKLVETENGQALTYPHGDHSHTVLLNAIHVDETEVNITDEIQKQINYIAEVYGVPKEAVKVTKDFFVFNEPAHAYDPTHIHPYLIPRDKFHIPEVTGDDEVDFENELLALSKRTGIPADKIKRDGDKFVIPHGDHDHFVKILSKGADIYYKNRIPNITGTYVAGDFDKEAVFKHIDELKANNIAKHSNDKKQANRVNRALDQLRATIEELPTNSTKGYLEMLDNFDKKYIQEEANADTSKNDEFIKKYNTLLNRIKDNDIEKYNLSKVELTNELNIASENKDVNTLNKINHLLDELQKFEDRESITTVSYIKYFLENIDSDKIDNKLREELSSLVKDSYESQAFITRTPMRTLVTRLINAKNALHYALEHNTSTKAEFGENYNKLNKKDEDGITLRSSADQFAKEANDPSFPLEFSNANYDKADFEKYAGKKDETNNSSSDNESNKVENNSTTNENNKVDSTPSGETNTPKDENTTSTENNTPKDENTTGTENNTPKDENTTSTENSTSEDESTTETKKVELTPEESAKLNLLAGLFRLSPDSMNVIETPYGKAVNFNLGGKNETILINDIDKLLAALVSSAKPKETPETNNENSTTLNAEKEVSNSENNTTSNDNKHNTNEETTTSKSENTTEKITEEK; encoded by the coding sequence ATGAACAAGAAAAAAATGATTATTACTAGTGCCTGTGGTTCACTTGTAATCGGACTATCAGCCTTCGCTGGTTACGAATACGGAAAACAGCAAACATTTCAAACAACATCACTAGTACAAAATACAGCACAAGCAAAGAAAATTAATTACTCAGACAAAGTTAGTTCTGTTGTCGTTAGTGAAATCACTGACGATGGATACGTGACACTTCACGGAGATCACAGTCACTATGAAAAAGGATTAGTACCTTATAACGCTAAAATTCTTGATTCATTAGTTTATAAAAATAAGGATTATAAATTGAAAGATGAAGATATTCAATATGAACTTGCAGAAGGTTATGTTATAAAAGTTAATGGTAAATATTACTACTATCCAAAAGAAGGTATAAACCAAAGTAATATTGTCGATGAGAAAACTGCTAAAGAAATTTCAGCTCATGCACATCACCATCATCATGGAGAAGCTAGTGAATCTAAAGAGAGTGGAGATCACTACACATTTAATCCTAAAGATATCGTAAGTGAAACTGCAGATGGTTATGTAGTACGTCATGGAGATCATTTCCACTATATTAAGAAAAGTGAACTATCAAGATCTCAATTATCACAAGCAAGCAAAGTAGAAACTAACAGTTCATTACCAGCATCGACTGCAGGAATAACAACTCCAACAAGTGATGGATATATCTTTAAAGGTGAAAATGATATAATAGGAAAAAACAGTTTTGGATTTATAGTTAAACACGGTAGTCACCAACACATAATACCTTATTCTCAATTAGTAGGTACAAAATGGGAATACTTAGTAAATAACACTAAAGCTCCAGCAGCTACTACAAATACAACAGCTGTGAATATTCCAAAAAACAATACAACAAATAACGAAAAACATGAATCACATAAAAATTCATCAAGTACAGAAGATAATTATACATTTAATCCAAAAGATATTGTAAGTGAAGATGAAAATGGTTATACAGTACGTCATGGTGATCACTTCCACTATATTCCTAAAAACAAAGTAGAAAAACCTGCTGAAGTAGTTAAACCAATACCGGTTGTTCCTACTCCTATTTTACCAAATTTAAATAATGTGGATAAACCTGTAGAGAATGTTAAACCAACTCCAGTTATTCCTACTCCTTCCTTACCTGAAGTGAATAAAGTGGAAAAACCAGTGGAGAATGTTAAACCAACTCCAGTTATTCCTACTCCTTCTTTACCTGAAGTGAATAAAGTAGAAAAAACAGCGGAGAATGTTAAACCAACTCCAGTTATTCCTGCGCCTTCTTCACCTGAAGTGAATAAAGAAGATAATAAAAAAGATAACGTTACAGAAGTAAAACCTAGTGTTTTATCATTCGCTGGAGTTCAATTTAAAACTAGTGATGGTTTTGTATTAGATGAAAATACAGTAGGTACTCCTACATCATTAGGATTAGTCATTGATCACAATGGGCACCAACACTTTGTTTATTATAAACAATTAGTAAATTCTAAATTTGAAAAACTAATTCCTCAAAAATATTTAGAACAAGCTAAAAAAGAATATAAAGAATTAGAAGATAAAGTAACTGAAAAAATAAACTACTTAGCAAGTAAAAATAATATCGATAAAAATACTATTAAATATATCTCTACAGCAAAAGGAGATGCTCTTTCTTACAATGGAACAACTACACTATTAGAAGAAATAAATTCTGAAAACAATAATGTTGTAACTCCACCAAAAGAAACTCCAAAAGTGGAAGATAAAGTAGAAAATAAACAACCCGAAAATAACAATGAAACTTATTCTGAGGAAGTTACTAAAAAAATTAACCATTTAGCAAAAATATTAGGTATCGATCCTAAGTTAATTAAATTAGTAGAAACTGAAAATGGACAAGCATTAACTTACCCTCATGGTGATCACAGCCATACCGTATTACTAAATGCAATTCACGTTGACGAAACTGAAGTAAATATTACGGATGAAATTCAAAAACAAATTAATTATATCGCTGAGGTTTATGGAGTACCAAAAGAAGCTGTTAAAGTTACAAAAGACTTCTTTGTATTTAACGAACCTGCTCATGCATATGACCCAACTCATATTCACCCATACTTAATACCTCGTGATAAATTCCATATTCCTGAGGTTACAGGTGACGATGAAGTTGATTTCGAAAATGAATTACTTGCATTATCAAAACGTACAGGAATTCCTGCTGATAAAATTAAACGAGATGGCGATAAATTTGTAATCCCTCATGGAGATCACGATCATTTCGTTAAAATACTATCTAAAGGAGCAGATATTTACTATAAAAATAGAATTCCTAACATAACTGGAACTTATGTTGCTGGTGATTTCGATAAAGAAGCTGTATTTAAACATATTGATGAACTAAAAGCAAATAATATCGCTAAACACAGTAATGATAAAAAACAAGCAAATCGTGTTAATCGTGCATTAGATCAGTTACGCGCAACAATTGAAGAATTACCAACTAACTCTACTAAAGGTTACCTAGAAATGTTAGATAACTTTGATAAAAAATATATTCAAGAAGAAGCTAATGCTGATACTTCTAAAAATGATGAATTTATTAAAAAATATAATACTCTATTAAATCGTATTAAAGATAACGATATTGAAAAGTACAATCTTTCAAAAGTAGAATTAACTAATGAATTAAACATAGCTAGTGAAAACAAAGATGTTAATACTTTAAACAAAATCAATCACTTATTAGATGAATTACAAAAATTCGAAGACCGTGAAAGTATTACTACAGTAAGTTACATAAAATATTTCTTAGAAAACATTGATAGTGACAAGATTGATAATAAACTACGTGAGGAACTTTCTTCACTTGTAAAAGATTCTTACGAATCTCAAGCATTTATAACTAGAACACCAATGAGAACACTTGTTACAAGATTAATTAATGCGAAAAATGCACTACATTACGCTCTTGAACACAATACAAGTACTAAGGCTGAATTCGGTGAAAACTATAATAAACTTAATAAAAAAGATGAAGATGGTATAACGCTTCGTTCATCAGCAGATCAATTCGCTAAAGAAGCAAATGACCCATCATTCCCACTTGAATTTTCTAACGCAAATTATGATAAAGCTGATTTCGAAAAATATGCAGGTAAAAAAGATGAAACTAATAATTCATCATCAGATAATGAGAGTAATAAAGTAGAAAATAACTCTACAACTAATGAAAATAATAAGGTAGATAGTACACCAAGTGGTGAAACTAATACACCTAAAGATGAGAATACAACAAGTACTGAAAACAACACACCTAAAGATGAAAACACAACAGGTACTGAAAACAATACACCTAAAGATGAGAATACAACAAGTACTGAAAACAGCACATCTGAAGACGAAAGTACAACAGAAACTAAAAAAGTTGAACTTACTCCAGAAGAATCTGCAAAATTAAACTTACTTGCTGGTCTATTTAGACTTTCTCCAGATAGTATGAATGTAATAGAAACACCATATGGAAAAGCTGTAAACTTCAACCTTGGTGGAAAAAATGAAACAATATTAATTAACGATATAGATAAGTTATTAGCTGCCCTAGTTTCAAGTGCTAAACCAAAAGAAACTCCAGAAACAAATAACGAAAATAGTACGACTCTTAACGCAGAAAAAGAAGTTTCAAATTCTGAAAACAACACAACTTCAAATGACAATAAACACAATACTAACGAAGAAACAACAACATCAAAATCAGAAAATACTACAGAGAAAATAACCGAGGAAAAATAA
- a CDS encoding GNAT family N-acetyltransferase, translating to MIRKATKDDIKVLEGLQEFIESLEIDILKNYSSVKIQDILKFVFMSENDRFSYKNCIVCEKEGKIKGFSFSYHYNEVEKMKNFWFNEVVKKFNLKQDDIIFDYDEVLEKEYYLDTLYVFSEYRGEGVGNKLLTSFVNSSNTLLSLNVAQSNIRARKLYESYGFYKNSEIYIGHENYDHLIKTK from the coding sequence ATGATTAGAAAAGCAACAAAAGATGATATAAAGGTATTAGAAGGACTACAGGAATTTATTGAATCTTTAGAAATCGACATATTAAAGAATTATTCTTCAGTAAAAATTCAAGATATTCTAAAATTTGTATTTATGTCAGAAAATGATAGATTTAGTTATAAAAACTGTATAGTTTGTGAGAAGGAAGGTAAAATAAAAGGATTCTCATTTTCTTATCACTATAATGAAGTAGAAAAGATGAAAAATTTCTGGTTTAATGAAGTCGTTAAAAAATTTAATTTAAAACAAGATGACATTATATTTGATTATGATGAAGTATTGGAAAAAGAGTATTATTTAGATACATTGTATGTTTTTTCTGAGTATAGAGGAGAAGGTGTTGGGAATAAACTATTAACAAGCTTTGTTAATAGTAGTAATACTTTATTAAGTTTAAATGTTGCTCAATCGAATATTAGAGCAAGAAAACTATATGAAAGTTATGGATTCTATAAAAATAGTGAGATTTATATAGGACATGAGAATTATGATCATCTAATAAAAACAAAATAA
- the serS gene encoding serine--tRNA ligase yields MLDIKLFRANPEMVKAKLAARNLETDVVDLLIDLDKKRRELLVQVEDLKALRNKKSEEIAILKRKREDASDVIAEMKHVSDEITTRDIEVKQIAEEINEKIIRIPNLISDETPIGENEDENIEVRRIGQVREFDFEPKAHWDLVEELDIADFERAAKISGSRFVFYKKAGAMLERALINFMIDTHVVEHGYEEFMVPQLVNRTALFGTGQFPKFVEDVYTVESEGLTLIPTAEVPLTNYYNGEILTEDMLPKGVTAFSICFRSEAGSAGRDTRGLIRLHQFNKVEMVRFAKPENSYEQLEIMTGHAESILKKLNLPYRVITLCSGDTGFSSAKTYDIEVWLPSYNAYKEISSCSNCTDFQARRANMRFKREDTGKIEFVHTLNGSGLAVGRCLAAIIENYQNEDGSITVPEVLRPYMRGITKIERD; encoded by the coding sequence ATGTTAGATATTAAATTATTTAGAGCAAATCCTGAAATGGTAAAAGCAAAATTAGCTGCTAGAAACTTAGAGACTGATGTAGTTGACTTACTTATCGACTTAGATAAAAAACGTCGTGAACTTCTTGTTCAAGTGGAAGACCTAAAAGCACTTCGTAACAAAAAAAGTGAAGAGATTGCAATCTTAAAAAGAAAACGTGAAGATGCTTCAGATGTAATCGCTGAAATGAAACACGTTTCTGATGAAATAACAACACGCGATATTGAAGTTAAGCAAATTGCTGAAGAAATTAACGAAAAAATCATTAGAATCCCTAACTTAATTTCTGATGAAACTCCAATTGGAGAAAATGAAGATGAAAATATTGAAGTTCGCCGTATTGGTCAAGTTAGAGAATTTGATTTCGAACCAAAAGCTCACTGGGATCTAGTTGAAGAATTAGATATTGCTGACTTTGAACGTGCTGCAAAGATTTCTGGTAGTAGATTTGTGTTCTACAAAAAAGCTGGGGCAATGCTTGAACGTGCATTAATCAACTTTATGATTGATACTCACGTAGTTGAACACGGTTATGAAGAATTTATGGTACCTCAATTAGTAAACAGAACTGCTTTATTCGGTACTGGTCAATTCCCTAAATTCGTTGAAGATGTTTATACTGTTGAATCTGAAGGACTAACTCTTATCCCAACAGCAGAAGTTCCATTAACTAACTACTACAACGGTGAAATCTTAACAGAAGATATGTTACCAAAAGGTGTTACAGCATTCAGTATCTGCTTCAGATCAGAAGCAGGAAGTGCTGGTCGTGATACTCGTGGTCTTATCCGCCTTCACCAATTCAACAAAGTTGAAATGGTACGTTTTGCAAAACCTGAAAATTCTTATGAACAATTAGAAATCATGACTGGTCATGCTGAAAGCATCCTTAAAAAATTAAACTTACCATATCGTGTTATCACTCTATGTTCTGGAGATACTGGATTCTCAAGCGCTAAAACATATGATATAGAAGTATGGTTACCAAGCTATAATGCATATAAAGAAATCAGTTCATGTTCAAACTGTACAGATTTCCAAGCTCGTCGTGCTAATATGAGATTTAAACGTGAAGACACAGGTAAAATTGAATTTGTTCACACTCTAAACGGTTCTGGATTAGCTGTTGGACGTTGTTTAGCTGCAATTATTGAAAACTATCAAAATGAAGATGGTTCAATCACAGTACCAGAAGTTTTACGTCCATACATGCGTGGAATTACAAAAATCGAAAGAGATTAA